A section of the Bos indicus isolate NIAB-ARS_2022 breed Sahiwal x Tharparkar chromosome 26, NIAB-ARS_B.indTharparkar_mat_pri_1.0, whole genome shotgun sequence genome encodes:
- the LOC109579095 gene encoding protein FAM24B-like, producing the protein MYCSLKFILIAIFFYCQPSSSFDDLDSHKSSKVNAIIMFCIGGAILLAMLVLMAVVIGLYYKVANALNMPKVPVCLALKNNPATVNPDKVSAALTTGSYPSLQCCDECNLYPGFDALPPCCCNVNEGL; encoded by the exons ATGTACTGTTCCctcaagtttattttaattgcaatttttttttactgtcagcCTTCATCCAGCTTTGACGACTTAGATTCTC ATAAAAGCTCCAAAGTTAACGCGATAATTATGTTCTGCATCGGTGGCGCTATCCTGTTGGCCATGCTCGTTCTGATGGCCGTTGTCATCGGTCTTTACTACAAAGTAGCCAACGCACTGAA CATGCCAAAGGTACCTGTTTGTTTGGCCTTAAAAAATAATCCAGCCACGGTCAACCCGGACAAGGTCAGTGCTGCCCTCACCACTGGGTCTTATCCCAGCCTCCAGTGCTGTGACGAATGTAACTTGTATCCCGGCTTCGATGCCCTGCCTCCGTGCTGCTGTAATGTAAACGAGGGGCTCTGA